In Eubalaena glacialis isolate mEubGla1 chromosome 3, mEubGla1.1.hap2.+ XY, whole genome shotgun sequence, the following are encoded in one genomic region:
- the LOC133089120 gene encoding histone H3.3A, with protein MARTKQTARKSTGGKAPRKQLATKAARKSAPSTGGVKKPHRYRPGTVALREIRRYQKSTELLIRKLPFQRLVREIAQDFKTDLRFQSAAIGALQEASEAYLVGLFEDTNLCAIHAKRVTIMPKDIQLARRIRGERA; from the exons ATGGCTCGTACAAAGCAGACTGCCCGCAAATCGACCGGTGGTAAAGCACCGAGGAAGCAACTGGCTACAAAAGCCGCTCGCAAGAGTGCGCCCTCTACTGGAGGGGTGAAGAAACCTCATCGTTACAG gcCTGGTACCGTGGCACTCCGTGAAATTAGACGTTACCAGAAGTCCACTGAACTTCTGATTCGCAAACTTCCCTTCCAGCGTCTGGTGCGGGAAATTGCTCAGGACTTCAAAACAGATCTGCGCTTCCAGAGTGCAGCTATTGGTGCTTTGCAG GAGGCAAGTGAGGCCTATCTGGTTGGCCTTTTTGAAGACACCAACCTGTGTGCTATCCATGCCAAACGTGTAACAATTATGCCAAAAGACATCCAGCTAGCACGCCGCATACGTGGAGAACGTGCTTAA